The Juglans regia cultivar Chandler chromosome 2, Walnut 2.0, whole genome shotgun sequence genome includes a window with the following:
- the LOC109011429 gene encoding protein INAPERTURATE POLLEN1, producing MLKGLFTRKKSSRPFKDYYSDWFNILKNTLLPLLRCSISDPSPTLLSTHVEMLHHHFQSYYHALDLASSHDVAQLLFPDWRNSLEKPFLWLGDFHPYLFTNLIRSFINETDKYIDDKDDVLINVGGENCEFFDKPWEIAMAWRAPSKILMTRIDQVECGLRLMVPALANRVRKAQAGLVERMVEDWVWCQGRKETARTVIGEAVAVEMEEMVSLFLDANRLRRSVLAEIISATSVYQAALFLLGLAQFLVGLRDPALVSEFERCKTPLNKPSHPAL from the coding sequence ATGTTGAAGGGCCTTTTCACCCGCAAGAAAAGCTCCCGCCCCTTCAAGGACTACTACTCGGACTGGTTCAACATCCTCAAGAACACTCTCCTACCCCTCCTCCGCTGCTCTATCTCCGATCCTTCCCCCACCCTCCTCTCCACCCACGTCGAGATGCTCCACCACCACTTTCAATCCTACTACCACGCCCTCGATCTCGCCTCCTCCCACGATGTTGCTCAGCTCCTCTTCCCCGACTGGCGCAATTCCCTCGAGAAGCCCTTCCTCTGGCTTGGCGACTTCCATCCCTACCTCTTTACTAACCTCATCCGGTCCTTCATTAATGAGACCGATAAATATATTGACGACAAAGACGATGTTTTGATCAACGTGGGTGGAGAGAACTGCGAGTTCTTTGATAAACCGTGGGAAATTGCGATGGCATGGAGGGCCCCGAGTAAAATCTTGATGACCCGGATCGATCAGGTTGAGTGCGGACTGAGGCTGATGGTGCCGGCACTGGCGAACCGGGTGAGGAAAGCGCAGGCGGGCCTCGTGGAACGGATGGTGGAGGATTGGGTCTGGTGTCAAGGGAGAAAGGAGACGGCGAGAACAGTGATTGGTGAGGCAGTGGCGgtggagatggaggagatggtgAGCCTGTTCTTGGACGCGAACAGGCTAAGGAGGAGCGTTCTTGCGGAGATCATCAGCGCTACGAGTGTGTATCAGGCGGCTCTCTTTCTTCTGGGGTTAGCCCAATTCCTTGTTGGGTTGAGGGACCCCGCATTGGTTTCCGAATTCGAAAGGTGCAAGACCCCTCTCAACAAACCAAGCCACCCTGCGCTTTGA
- the LOC109011408 gene encoding probable xyloglucan galactosyltransferase GT19 — translation MASSMPTILSTTTTIIFVFLLLLQSAVSKQHFLSDPDPDPDPDPTNTISDCTNRWIHIRRLPSQFNHDLLSNCSQYPLFFDFCPYLPNHGLGLKTHSRSHSWFRTDTFMLELIFHRRMLEYPCLTPDPDLANAVYLPYYAGIDALRYLYGPDVNASTEHGLELFRFVRDDNPHIWARHEGHDHFLVMARSAWDFSQSLDNDPPTWGTSFLQLPEFYNVTALTLEVSAWPWQEQAIPYTTSFHPPSLAFLESWIRRARRSRRSILMLFAGGGGVSATPNIRRSIRNECENDNSTQSLGGYEKMCEVVDCSNGACEHDPIRYMRPMLEATFCLQPPGDTPTRRSTFDSILAGCIPVFFEDSSAKLQYKWHLPEEEYGEFSVYIPKEEVVFRGLRILDVLVGIPRTRVKRMREKVLELMPRVVYRRHESSLGLRTKKDAFDIAIEGTLQRIKSRLKEVAICSSRKCRGLDYLFLNLVINLLPIFW, via the exons ATGGCCTCCTCCATGCCCACAATTCtcagcaccaccaccaccatcatctTCGTCTTCCTCTTACTCCTCCAATCTGCCGTTTCCAAGCAACATTTCCTCTCTGACCCTGACCCAGACCCAGACCCAGATCCCACCAATACCATCTCTGACTGCACCAACCGTTGGATCCACATCAGACGCCTCCCCTCGCAATTCAACCACGATCTCTTATCCAACTGCTCTCAGTACCCTCTTTTTTTCGACTTCTGCCCCTACCTTCCCAACCATGGCCTCGGTCTAAAGACCCATTCCCGTTCCCACAGCTGGTTCCGCACCGACACTTTTATGCTTGAGCTTATCTTCCACCGTCGTATGCTCGAGTACCCTTGTCTCACTCCTGATCCCGACCTCGCCAACGCCGTTTACCTCCCTTACTATGCCGGCATCGACGCCCTCCGTTACCTCTACGGCCCCGACGTCAATGCCAGCACCGAACACGGCCTCGAGTTGTTCCGTTTCGTTCGGGATGATAACCCCCACATATGGGCTCGCCACGAGGGTCATGACCATTTCTTGGTCATGGCTCGGTCTGCTTGGGACTTCTCGCAATCTCTGGACAACGATCCTCCCACGTGGGGCACTTCGTTTCTCCAACTCCCCGAGTTTTACAACGTGACGGCTTTGACGTTGGAGGTCAGTGCTTGGCCGTGGCAGGAGCAAGCGATTCCGTACACGACGTCTTTTCACCCGCCGAGCCTCGCTTTCTTGGAGTCCTGGATACGCCGCGCGAGGCGGTCGAGAAGGTCAATCCTAATGCTCTTCGCCGGAGGCGGAGGGGTCTCGGCAACGCCCAATATCCGGCGGAGCATCAGGAACGAGTGTGAGAATGATAATTCGACTCAAAGTCTTGGCGGGTACGAGAAAATGTGCGAGGTCGTGGATTGCTCTAATGGGGCGTGTGAGCACGACCCAATAAGGTACATGAGGCCGATGTTGGAAGCGACCTTTTGTTTGCAGCCACCGGGAGATACACCTACGCGGAGATCCACTTTTGATAGCATTCTTGCTGGGTGCATTCCGGTTTTCTTCGAAGACTCGTCGGCGAAGTTGCAGTATAAGTGGCACTTGCCGGAGGAGGAGTACGGGGAGTTCTCGGTGTACATACCAAAAGAGGAGGTGGTGTTTAGGGGACTGAGGATTCTGGACGTGTTGGTAGGTATACCCAGAACTAGAGTTAAGAGGATGAGAGAGAAGGTGTTGGAGTTAATGCCGAGAGTTGTGTACAGAAGACATGAGAGTTCGTTGGGTTTAAGAACAAAGAAGGATGCGTTTGATATTGCAATCGAAGGTACTCTGCAGAGGATCAAGTCTAGGCTTAAAGAAGTGGCA ATTTGTTCGTCACGTAAGTGCAGAGGATTAGATTATTTGTTTCTCAATTTGGTAATAAATCTTTTACCTATTTTTTGGTAA
- the LOC109011421 gene encoding 3-oxoacyl-[acyl-carrier-protein] synthase 3 A, chloroplastic-like, producing MANASGFFSPSVSSWRRRMQPQIGIYRSGLLSPDGFSSRVFCSSTIQGPEKLSSGASPSESRVPRLVNKGCKLVGCGSAAPTLKVSNDDLAKIVDTSDEWISVRTGIRNRRVLSGKDSLTALAVEAARKALEMARVEPDDVDLVLMCTSTPEDLFGSAPQIQKALGCKRNPLAYDITAACSGFVLGLVSAACHIRGGGFQNVLVIGADSLSRYVDWTDRGTCILFGDAAGAVLLQACDSEEDGLFSFDLHSDGDGQRHLNATVKQNEMNDVVGSNGSVLGFPPRQSSYSCIQMNGKEVFRFAVRCVPQSIQSALEKAGLPRSSIDWLLLHQANQRIIDAVATRLEVPPERVISNLANYGNTSAASIPLALDEAVRSGKVKAGHTIATAGFGAGLTWGSAIVRWG from the exons ATGGCTAATGCATCTGGGTTCTTTAGTCCCTCGGTTTCCAGCTGGAGAAGGAGGATGCAACCTCAGATAGGGATTTACCGATCTGGGCTTCTGTCCCCTGATGGATTCTCCAGCAGGGTATTCTGCTCCAGCACCATTCAAGGCCCAGAGAAGCTTTCTTCTGGCGCCTCCCCGTCTGAATCTCGTGTGCCCAG GTTGGTCAATAAAGGCTGCAAATTAGTTGGTTGCGGTTCAGCGGCACCCACCCTGAAGGTTTCAAACGATGATCTTGCAAAAATAGTTGATACTTCTGATGAATGGATATCTGTTCGAACTGGGATTCGTAACCGCCGGGTTCTTTCAG GCAAGGATAGCTTGACAGCTTTAGCGGTAGAGGCCGCAAGGAAAGCTCTTGAGATGGCACGGGTTGAGCCTGATGATGTGGACCTAGTCTTGATGTGCACATCTACCCCAGAAGATCTTTTTGGAAGTGCTCCTCAG ATCCAAAAAGCACTTGGCTGCAAAAGAAATCCTTTGGCTTATGATATTACAGCTGCATGTAGCGGATTTGTGTTGGGTCTAGTATCAGCTGCATGTCACATTAGGG GAGGTGGATTTCAAAACGTTCTGGTGATCGGAGCTGATTCCCTTTCTCGATATGTTGATTGGACGGATAGAGGTACCTGTATTCTCTTTGGAGATGCTGCTGGTGCTGTATTATTGCAG GCCTGCGACAGTGAAGAAGATGGTTTATTTAGTTTTGACCTGCATAGTGATGGTGATGGCCAAAG ACATCTGAATGCCACCGTCAAACAGAATGAAATGAATGATGTGGTGGGATCTAATGGTTCAGTGTTAGGCTTCCCTCCAAGGCAATCTTCATATTCCTGTATTCAAATGAATGGCAAAGAGGTCTTTCGCTTTGCCGTACGATGTGTGCCACAGTCAATTCAGTCTGCCCTTGAAAAGGCTGGTCTCCCCAGATCGAGCATTGATTGGTTACTCCTTCATCAG GCAAACCAAAGGATCATAGATGCAGTCGCTACACGTCTAGAAGTCCCACCAGAACGGGTGATATCGAATTTGGCAAATTATGGTAACACAAGTGCTGCTTCCATTCCATTAGCATTGGACGAAGCTGTTCGAAGTGGGAAGGTGAAGGCTGGCCATACTATAGCAACTGCAGGTTTTGGAGCAGGTCTTACTTGGGGTTCTGCTATTGTCAGATGGGGATAA